A region from the Azospirillum fermentarium genome encodes:
- a CDS encoding rhodanese-like domain-containing protein → MTLSVRTPADIRNAWIAGSETALLDAREEGPYSLAHPLFAVSVPLSRVELLALDLLPRVSVPITVYDDGEGVAEPAARRLQSLGYTDVALLAGGLSGWVAAGFEVYRDVNVPSKAFGEWVEHHRHTPSLSATEVKALIDAKADVVILDARRFEEYATMAIPGGISVPGAELVKRVHDIAPDPNTLVIVNCAGRTRSIIGAQSLVNAGIPNGVAALRNGTIGWTLARQELEHGATRRFPEVSPDGDAKGRRAARAVADRAGVRRITPAILDGYRGDERRTLHLLDVRTPEEYAAGHLPGFRHAPGGQLVQATDEVVAVRGARIVLADDPAGGGGVRADMTASWLAQLGWDVAVLEGDVAGLGLESGADRRRLPPVPDAPVETVTPHDLLALLDNGEAAVIDLTRSPRYRAGHIPGAWFAVRARLGAVLARLPAGVRPVLTCGDGTLTRYAVADFAEKGWPAPLLLTGGTKAWVDAGLPLSTDLERLGPEPDDIYKRPYEGTDNSDAAMQGYIDWELELVAQLKRDGAHRFRVI, encoded by the coding sequence ATGACCCTATCCGTCCGCACCCCCGCCGACATCCGCAACGCCTGGATCGCGGGAAGCGAAACCGCGCTCCTCGACGCACGGGAGGAAGGCCCCTATTCCCTGGCCCATCCGCTGTTCGCGGTATCGGTGCCGCTGAGCCGGGTGGAGCTTCTGGCCCTCGACCTGCTGCCGCGCGTCAGCGTGCCCATCACCGTCTATGACGACGGCGAAGGGGTGGCGGAGCCGGCGGCACGGCGGCTCCAGTCCCTGGGCTACACCGACGTGGCGCTGCTGGCCGGCGGGCTGTCGGGCTGGGTGGCGGCGGGGTTCGAGGTCTACCGCGACGTCAACGTGCCCAGCAAGGCGTTCGGCGAATGGGTGGAGCACCACCGCCACACGCCGTCGCTCTCGGCCACCGAGGTCAAGGCGCTGATCGACGCCAAGGCCGACGTGGTGATCCTGGATGCCCGCCGGTTCGAGGAATACGCCACCATGGCGATCCCCGGCGGCATCAGCGTGCCGGGGGCCGAACTGGTCAAGCGCGTCCACGACATCGCCCCCGACCCCAACACGCTGGTGATCGTCAATTGCGCCGGGCGCACCCGGTCGATCATCGGCGCCCAGTCGCTGGTCAACGCCGGCATCCCCAACGGGGTGGCCGCCCTGCGCAACGGCACCATCGGCTGGACGCTGGCCCGGCAGGAGCTTGAGCACGGCGCCACCCGCCGGTTCCCCGAGGTCTCGCCGGATGGGGACGCCAAGGGCCGCCGGGCCGCCCGCGCCGTGGCCGACCGGGCCGGCGTGCGCCGCATCACCCCGGCCATTCTCGACGGTTACCGCGGCGACGAACGGCGCACGCTGCACCTGCTCGACGTGCGCACGCCGGAGGAATACGCCGCCGGCCACCTTCCGGGATTCCGCCACGCCCCCGGCGGGCAACTGGTGCAGGCGACCGATGAAGTCGTGGCGGTGCGCGGTGCCCGCATCGTGCTGGCCGACGACCCGGCGGGCGGCGGCGGGGTGCGGGCGGACATGACCGCCTCGTGGCTGGCCCAACTCGGCTGGGACGTGGCGGTGCTGGAGGGCGATGTGGCGGGCCTGGGGCTGGAGAGCGGGGCCGACCGCCGCCGCCTGCCGCCGGTGCCCGACGCGCCGGTGGAAACCGTCACCCCCCACGACCTGCTGGCTCTGCTGGACAACGGCGAGGCGGCGGTGATCGACCTGACCCGCAGCCCGCGCTACCGCGCCGGCCACATCCCCGGCGCGTGGTTCGCCGTGCGCGCCCGCCTGGGCGCGGTTCTGGCCCGCCTGCCCGCCGGGGTGCGCCCGGTGCTGACCTGCGGCGACGGCACGCTGACCCGCTACGCGGTTGCGGATTTCGCGGAAAAGGGCTGGCCCGCCCCGCTGCTGCTGACCGGCGGCACCAAGGCATGGGTCGACGCCGGGCTGCCGCTCAGCACCGATCTGGAGCGGCTGGGGCCGGAACCCGACGACATCTACAAGCGCCCGTACGAGGGCACCGACAACAGCGATGCCGCCATGCAGGGCTACATCGACTGGGAACTGGAGCTGGTCGCCCAGTTGAAACGCGACGGCGCCCACCGCTTCCGCGTGATCTGA
- a CDS encoding ABC transporter substrate-binding protein, giving the protein MRFPLSSLRRTAAGAVLLLAAGLSTLSPAAARAEATEVRFARNLGLGYLPLYVMQDRGLVEKHAKAAGLGEVTARYTPLGNPTTITEATLSGNADFGAAGVPAFIIAWDKTRGNANLTGVAALNAQPAYLNTNKPTIKSLKDFTDKDRIVVPSVRASYQAIVLQIASEQAFGPGQHARLDPLTVSLSHPDGTAALLSGRTEITAHFTSPPYQDQQLQNPAIHTVLSSYDVLGGPASFSALWTSAAFRDANPTLYKAVLAALDEAVAFIKADPQESARIFIRIENSKLPADTVAALINHPEINYDLTPRGIGTFTGFMARIGSIRNKPADWRDLFFADIHDRAGS; this is encoded by the coding sequence ATGCGTTTCCCCTTGTCCTCCCTTCGCCGAACCGCCGCCGGGGCGGTGCTGCTGCTGGCCGCCGGGCTGTCCACCCTGTCCCCCGCCGCCGCGCGGGCCGAAGCGACGGAGGTGCGGTTCGCCCGCAACCTCGGTCTCGGCTACCTGCCGCTTTACGTGATGCAGGACCGCGGGCTGGTGGAAAAGCACGCCAAGGCCGCCGGCCTGGGCGAGGTGACGGCCCGCTATACCCCGCTCGGCAACCCCACCACGATCACCGAGGCCACCCTGTCCGGCAACGCCGATTTCGGGGCGGCGGGGGTACCGGCCTTCATTATCGCCTGGGACAAGACCCGCGGGAACGCCAACCTGACGGGTGTGGCGGCGCTGAACGCCCAGCCCGCCTATCTCAACACCAACAAGCCCACGATCAAGAGCCTGAAGGACTTCACCGACAAGGACCGCATCGTGGTGCCGTCGGTGCGCGCGTCCTATCAGGCCATCGTTCTGCAGATTGCGTCGGAACAGGCGTTCGGCCCCGGCCAGCACGCCAGACTCGACCCGCTGACGGTATCGCTGTCCCACCCCGACGGCACCGCCGCCCTGCTGTCGGGCCGCACCGAGATCACCGCCCATTTCACCAGCCCGCCGTACCAGGACCAGCAGCTCCAGAACCCGGCCATCCACACGGTGCTGAGTTCGTACGACGTGCTGGGCGGGCCGGCGTCGTTCAGCGCGCTGTGGACCTCCGCCGCGTTCCGCGACGCCAACCCCACGCTTTACAAGGCGGTGCTGGCCGCGCTGGACGAGGCGGTGGCGTTCATCAAGGCCGACCCGCAGGAATCCGCCCGCATCTTCATCCGCATCGAGAATTCCAAGCTGCCCGCCGACACGGTGGCGGCCCTGATCAATCACCCGGAGATCAATTATGACCTCACCCCGCGGGGGATCGGCACCTTCACGGGATTCATGGCCCGCATCGGCTCCATCCGCAACAAGCCTGCCGACTGGCGCGACCTGTTCTTCGCCGACATCCATGACCGGGCCGGAAGCTGA
- a CDS encoding TauD/TfdA dioxygenase family protein translates to MTTDAFHIHPVSPLLGAEIRGLDLSQPLGDATAAALADALDRHLVLVFRDQRIGDADQVRVSRHFGPLDKAPITEHGRLHAPGFEEVYVISNVTEGGRPIGALGAGESVWHADMAYLETPPYASSLYALEVPDEGGNTGFISMYAAYDALPADLRTHVDGLSLKHDSTTNSGGYLRQGYEAPVDVTTSPGTVHPLVIRHPVTGRRALLLGRRPYAYIPGLSVAESEALLDRIWDAAVRPELAWHHRWRVGDLVMWDNRWTMHRRDPFPEHLRRRMHRTQIRVPERA, encoded by the coding sequence ATGACCACCGATGCCTTTCACATTCATCCCGTCTCGCCGTTGCTGGGCGCGGAGATCCGCGGGCTCGACCTGTCGCAGCCGCTCGGCGACGCCACAGCGGCGGCGCTGGCCGACGCGCTCGACCGCCATCTGGTGCTGGTGTTCCGCGACCAGCGCATCGGCGACGCCGATCAGGTACGGGTGTCGCGCCACTTCGGCCCGCTGGACAAGGCGCCGATCACCGAGCACGGGCGCCTGCACGCCCCCGGCTTTGAAGAGGTCTATGTCATCTCCAACGTGACCGAGGGCGGGCGGCCCATCGGCGCGCTGGGGGCGGGGGAATCCGTGTGGCACGCCGACATGGCCTATCTGGAAACCCCGCCCTACGCCAGCAGCCTCTATGCGCTGGAGGTGCCGGACGAGGGCGGGAACACCGGCTTCATCAGCATGTACGCGGCCTATGACGCCCTGCCCGCCGATCTGCGCACCCACGTGGACGGGCTGTCGCTGAAGCACGACAGCACCACCAACAGCGGCGGCTACCTGCGCCAGGGGTACGAGGCGCCGGTGGACGTGACCACCTCCCCCGGCACGGTGCATCCGCTGGTGATCCGCCACCCGGTGACGGGGCGCAGGGCGCTGCTGCTGGGCCGCCGCCCGTACGCCTACATCCCCGGCCTGTCGGTTGCCGAGAGCGAAGCGCTGCTGGACCGCATCTGGGATGCGGCGGTGCGCCCGGAGCTGGCGTGGCACCACCGCTGGCGGGTGGGGGATCTGGTGATGTGGGACAACCGCTGGACCATGCACCGCCGCGACCCCTTCCCCGAGCACCTGCGCCGCCGGATGCACCGCACCCAGATCCGGGTGCCGGAGCGGGCATGA
- a CDS encoding LysR substrate-binding domain-containing protein, translating to MLPTNLDMDILRALVIAMDLGGFARAAERLGRTQSAISLQMKKLEEQVGQPLFRKAGRTVALTDTGDVLLGYARRIVALNDEALTTARGGTVDGTVRVGFPQDLAERWLPAVLGAFHRAHPRVHVEARVGRGQELREQAAQGGLDLALAFGAIGDTAPAGLSGGPVTLAHLPVVWVAAPGFRADPTAPLPLALLDSPCMFRQHGIGRLDEAGCPWRITFTSPSLSGLWAAVEAGLGVTVRTPLGVPAGLAVVGATGTGFPALSRVPLELHRSPAATSPAVERLCGILTESLRGILPPGAGI from the coding sequence ATGCTCCCGACCAACCTGGACATGGACATCCTGCGCGCACTGGTGATCGCCATGGACCTGGGCGGCTTCGCCCGCGCCGCCGAGCGGCTGGGACGCACCCAGTCGGCCATCAGCCTGCAGATGAAGAAGCTGGAGGAACAGGTGGGCCAGCCGCTGTTCCGCAAGGCCGGGCGCACGGTGGCGCTGACCGACACCGGCGACGTGCTGCTGGGCTACGCCCGCCGCATCGTGGCCCTGAACGACGAGGCGCTGACCACCGCCCGCGGCGGCACCGTGGACGGCACCGTGCGCGTGGGCTTTCCCCAGGATCTGGCCGAACGCTGGCTGCCGGCGGTGCTGGGCGCCTTTCACCGCGCCCACCCGCGGGTGCATGTGGAAGCGCGGGTGGGACGCGGCCAGGAACTGCGCGAACAGGCGGCCCAGGGCGGGTTGGATCTGGCGCTGGCCTTCGGCGCCATCGGTGACACGGCCCCGGCGGGATTATCCGGCGGGCCGGTGACGCTGGCCCATCTGCCGGTGGTGTGGGTGGCGGCCCCCGGCTTCCGCGCCGATCCCACCGCACCGCTGCCGCTGGCGCTGCTGGATTCGCCCTGCATGTTCCGCCAGCACGGCATCGGGCGGCTGGACGAGGCCGGGTGCCCATGGCGCATCACCTTCACCAGCCCCAGTCTGTCGGGCCTGTGGGCGGCGGTGGAAGCCGGGCTGGGGGTTACCGTGCGCACGCCGCTGGGGGTGCCCGCCGGGCTGGCGGTGGTGGGGGCGACCGGCACCGGCTTTCCCGCCCTGTCGCGGGTGCCGCTGGAACTCCACCGCTCCCCCGCCGCCACCAGCCCGGCGGTGGAACGGCTGTGCGGCATCCTGACCGAATCCCTGCGCGGCATCCTGCCGCCCGGCGCCGGCATATAA
- a CDS encoding ABC transporter substrate-binding protein has protein sequence MTAAPPFPTPFPSATGPAFSRRTLLRAGAGVCGALAAGGLPFSLNAAVPGPETTLRIADYKALDGLALESAGQLPTPYKANFAEFASGNLIVEAINAGAIDIGSSSEIPPAFGVTAGARLSVVAVVKDDVNWQVVLVPPDSPIRSIADLKGKRVGYVRATTTQYYLAKMLGEAGLRFTDVKAVALTPAEGNSALEQGSLDAWAIYGYSVPAAIKKGARVLKTSNGYLSGNYLYLASPDALADPAKSAAIGDFLLRLRRALAWRAANLDTWAQIHSSAIGVPLEVDREILWKNSRQRDLAPITDADVASAQNVADTFHQLGVLPRAIDMAPAFDRRFTDILSQPLG, from the coding sequence ATGACCGCCGCGCCGCCGTTTCCCACCCCGTTCCCGTCCGCCACCGGCCCGGCGTTCAGCCGCCGCACCCTGCTGCGCGCCGGTGCGGGTGTCTGCGGGGCACTGGCCGCGGGCGGTCTGCCGTTTTCGCTGAACGCGGCGGTGCCAGGGCCGGAAACCACCCTGCGCATCGCCGATTACAAGGCGCTGGACGGGCTGGCGCTGGAATCGGCGGGCCAGCTTCCCACCCCGTACAAGGCCAATTTCGCCGAATTCGCCTCGGGCAACCTGATCGTGGAGGCGATCAACGCCGGGGCCATCGACATCGGGTCCAGCAGCGAGATCCCGCCCGCCTTCGGCGTGACGGCGGGGGCGCGGCTGTCCGTCGTCGCCGTGGTCAAGGACGACGTGAACTGGCAGGTGGTGCTGGTGCCACCCGACAGCCCGATCCGATCCATCGCCGATCTGAAGGGCAAGCGCGTCGGCTATGTCCGCGCCACCACCACGCAATACTACCTGGCCAAGATGCTGGGGGAGGCGGGTTTGCGCTTCACCGACGTCAAGGCCGTGGCCCTGACCCCGGCGGAGGGCAATTCGGCGCTGGAACAGGGGTCGCTGGATGCCTGGGCCATCTATGGCTACAGCGTGCCCGCGGCCATCAAGAAGGGGGCGCGGGTTCTCAAGACCTCCAACGGCTACCTGTCGGGCAACTACCTCTATCTGGCCTCCCCCGACGCGCTGGCCGATCCGGCGAAATCGGCAGCCATCGGCGATTTCCTGCTGCGGCTGCGCCGGGCGCTGGCGTGGCGCGCCGCCAACCTGGACACCTGGGCGCAGATCCACTCATCCGCCATCGGCGTGCCGCTGGAGGTGGACCGGGAAATCCTGTGGAAGAACTCCCGCCAGCGGGATCTCGCCCCCATCACCGACGCCGACGTGGCCTCGGCCCAGAACGTGGCCGACACCTTCCACCAACTGGGCGTGCTGCCGCGGGCCATCGACATGGCCCCGGCCTTCGACCGCCGCTTCACCGACATCCTGTCCCAGCCGCTGGGCTGA
- a CDS encoding LLM class flavin-dependent oxidoreductase encodes MTTAPHPLRFVGFVGNHNSSEIIPRQGPVVDRDYIEATAKAHEYGGFDAVLQAFHSDAPDSLQVSQHITSVTERLNVLIAHRPGFQAPTILARQFATLDQLSRGRTAINVITGAERAELARDGNTLEDKDDRYARTSEFLDIVRAEWTSQTPFDYQGRFYQVEQGFSLVKPYRESGIPVWIAGASQAAIDVAGRHADTFALWGETHDQVRELLSRVRAAAVRNNRPVPAFSLSLRPVLADTEEAAWAKADAIYEKAKALLDKTGFRRGDLPNNEGARRLLSIADQGHRHDTRLWTAIAGLTGAKGNSTSLVGTPDQVADALLDYYDLGVTTFLIRGFDPLPDSITYGRELLPRVRQLVAERERARAVAAE; translated from the coding sequence ATGACCACCGCCCCCCATCCGCTGCGCTTCGTCGGTTTCGTCGGAAATCACAACTCGTCGGAAATCATCCCCCGCCAGGGGCCGGTGGTTGACCGCGACTATATCGAGGCAACCGCCAAGGCCCACGAATACGGCGGCTTCGACGCGGTGCTTCAGGCGTTCCATTCCGACGCCCCCGACAGCCTGCAGGTCAGCCAGCACATCACCAGCGTCACCGAGCGGCTGAACGTGCTGATCGCCCACCGTCCGGGGTTCCAGGCGCCGACCATCCTGGCCCGCCAGTTCGCCACGCTGGACCAGTTGAGCCGCGGGCGCACCGCCATCAACGTCATCACCGGGGCCGAGCGCGCCGAACTGGCCCGCGACGGCAACACGCTGGAGGACAAGGACGACCGCTACGCCCGCACGTCGGAATTCCTCGACATCGTGCGCGCCGAATGGACCAGCCAGACGCCGTTCGACTATCAGGGCCGCTTCTATCAGGTGGAACAGGGCTTCTCCCTGGTGAAGCCGTACCGCGAGAGCGGCATCCCGGTGTGGATCGCCGGTGCCTCGCAGGCGGCCATCGACGTGGCCGGGCGCCACGCCGACACCTTCGCCCTGTGGGGTGAAACCCACGATCAGGTGCGCGAACTGCTGAGCCGCGTGCGCGCCGCGGCGGTCAGGAACAACCGCCCGGTCCCGGCCTTCAGCCTGTCGCTGCGCCCGGTCCTGGCCGACACCGAAGAGGCGGCGTGGGCCAAGGCCGACGCCATCTATGAAAAGGCCAAGGCATTGTTGGACAAGACCGGCTTCCGCCGCGGCGACCTGCCCAACAACGAAGGGGCGCGCCGCCTGTTGTCCATCGCCGACCAGGGTCACCGCCACGACACGCGTCTGTGGACCGCCATCGCCGGCCTGACCGGGGCCAAGGGCAACTCCACCTCTCTGGTCGGCACGCCGGATCAGGTGGCCGATGCGCTGCTGGATTATTACGACCTGGGCGTCACCACCTTCCTGATCCGCGGCTTCGACCCGCTGCCGGATTCCATCACCTATGGCCGCGAACTTCTGCCGCGGGTGCGCCAGTTGGTGGCGGAGCGGGAACGCGCCCGCGCCGTGGCGGCGGAGTAA
- a CDS encoding D-isomer specific 2-hydroxyacid dehydrogenase family protein, which translates to MTGTTAATGAGAAGVPARPPVILNHLGPVVGARLAAHWSRPTVIARDEAQPPWVVPRGVDVLLTRPLIGWDAAPDTPPAGWLGDLRWIQSASTGIDFYPRWLYDGPHRASVPVTCARGVSAVPIAEYVLAAVLLFEKRLDTIRVRGPQDWTKSTLGGLTGKRLGLVGYGAIGRAVAERAAAFGLQVGAVRRTGWTTPEPGVEPFERLADLVAASDHLVLALPLTDDSRGLIGADLLARAKPGQHIVNIARGALLDQDALLAAVEAGRIAGATLDVTEPEPLPAGHPFYSHPAIRLTPHVSFSGPAVEARLADTILTNLDAYASGRPLHDRVDAATGY; encoded by the coding sequence ATGACCGGGACCACGGCAGCCACGGGGGCCGGAGCGGCGGGGGTGCCGGCGCGCCCGCCGGTCATCCTCAACCACCTGGGTCCGGTGGTGGGTGCGCGTCTGGCCGCCCACTGGTCCCGGCCCACGGTGATCGCGCGTGACGAGGCCCAGCCCCCCTGGGTGGTCCCGCGGGGGGTGGACGTGCTGCTGACCCGCCCGCTGATCGGGTGGGACGCCGCACCGGACACCCCGCCCGCCGGCTGGCTGGGCGATCTGCGCTGGATTCAGTCGGCCTCCACCGGCATCGATTTCTATCCCCGCTGGCTCTACGACGGGCCGCACCGGGCGTCGGTGCCGGTCACCTGCGCCCGCGGGGTGTCGGCGGTTCCCATCGCCGAATACGTGCTGGCCGCGGTGCTGCTGTTCGAAAAGCGGCTCGACACCATCCGGGTCCGCGGGCCGCAGGATTGGACGAAAAGCACGCTGGGCGGGCTGACCGGCAAGCGGCTGGGGCTGGTGGGCTATGGCGCCATCGGGCGCGCGGTGGCCGAACGGGCCGCGGCTTTCGGCCTGCAGGTCGGAGCCGTGCGCCGCACCGGCTGGACCACGCCCGAACCGGGTGTGGAGCCGTTCGAGCGGCTGGCCGATCTGGTGGCGGCGTCCGACCATCTGGTGCTGGCCCTGCCGCTGACCGACGATTCCCGCGGGCTGATCGGAGCCGATCTGCTGGCGCGGGCCAAGCCGGGGCAGCACATCGTCAACATCGCCCGCGGCGCCCTGCTGGACCAAGATGCGTTGCTGGCCGCCGTTGAGGCCGGGCGCATCGCCGGGGCCACGCTGGACGTGACCGAGCCGGAACCGCTGCCCGCCGGCCATCCCTTTTACAGCCACCCCGCCATCCGGCTGACGCCGCACGTGTCGTTCTCCGGCCCGGCGGTGGAAGCCCGGCTGGCCGACACGATCCTCACCAACCTCGACGCCTATGCCAGCGGCCGCCCCCTGCACGACCGGGTGGACGCGGCCACCGGCTATTGA
- a CDS encoding class II aldolase/adducin family protein, whose translation MNQISPRPSTFWPPVTHAPRTSIAEERLHRKQRLAATFRLFGHYGFDQGLAGHVTVRDPEFHDRFWINPLGQHFRTIRVSDLHLVDIDGNVLHGDRAINQAGFTIHSAIHRARPDAVAAAHTHSTYGKAWSALGRPLDPISQDAAAFYEDQVIFDPYSGVVLQEAEGRRLVEALGDRKLAILKNHGLLTVGPTIEAAAWWYITADNAAHTQLLAEAAGTPQPMDHATAQLTRSQVGTQEGGAYNFHPLWEWITAAEPDLLD comes from the coding sequence ATGAACCAGATCAGCCCGCGCCCCAGCACGTTCTGGCCGCCGGTCACCCATGCCCCCCGCACGAGCATCGCGGAGGAGCGGCTGCACCGAAAGCAGCGGCTGGCCGCCACCTTCCGCCTGTTCGGCCATTACGGCTTCGACCAGGGGCTGGCCGGGCACGTCACCGTGCGCGACCCGGAATTCCACGACCGTTTCTGGATCAACCCGCTGGGCCAGCATTTCCGCACCATCCGGGTGTCGGACCTGCATCTGGTGGACATCGACGGGAATGTGCTGCACGGCGACCGCGCGATCAATCAGGCGGGCTTCACCATCCATTCGGCCATCCACCGGGCACGCCCCGACGCGGTGGCCGCCGCCCACACCCATTCCACCTATGGCAAGGCGTGGTCGGCGCTGGGCCGCCCGCTGGACCCCATCAGCCAGGACGCCGCCGCGTTCTATGAGGACCAGGTGATCTTCGACCCCTATTCCGGCGTGGTGCTGCAGGAGGCGGAGGGCCGCCGTCTGGTGGAAGCGCTGGGGGACCGGAAGCTCGCCATCCTGAAGAACCACGGCCTGCTGACCGTCGGCCCGACCATCGAGGCGGCGGCGTGGTGGTACATCACCGCCGACAACGCCGCGCACACGCAACTGCTGGCCGAGGCCGCCGGCACGCCGCAGCCCATGGATCATGCGACGGCGCAACTGACCCGCTCCCAGGTCGGCACGCAGGAGGGCGGGGCCTACAACTTCCACCCCTTGTGGGAATGGATCACCGCCGCCGAACCCGACCTGCTGGATTGA
- a CDS encoding ABC transporter substrate-binding protein has product MTDRLLPSLSRRRVLAAGAAILAAPAVLRGRALAAEPLRLSWNAGAVCLAAVPLALKNNTFQKHGLEVELINFTGSTDQLLEAIATRKADAGVGMALRWLKPLEQGFDVKISAGIHGGCMRLLGSKAAGVNTLLDLRGRTVGVTDMASPSKNFFSILLTKQGIDPVKEVEWRQYPGDLLGLAVEKGEIQALADGDPLIWRHTKNPELVEITNNVCGEFATRTCCLIGVRGSLLRDNPAAAKGLTTALIEAQHAVYADPVAAAEAYAPYAPKFPVEELAAMLRSHAHNVTPVGNDLRQQLALYVDELKSVSVIKPHIDSAKFAGKITVDLA; this is encoded by the coding sequence ATGACCGACCGTCTTTTGCCGTCCCTGTCCCGCCGCCGCGTCCTTGCCGCCGGTGCGGCAATCCTGGCCGCCCCCGCCGTCCTGCGCGGGCGGGCGCTGGCCGCCGAGCCGCTGCGCCTGTCGTGGAACGCCGGGGCGGTCTGTCTGGCCGCCGTGCCGCTGGCGCTGAAGAACAACACCTTCCAGAAGCACGGGCTGGAGGTGGAGTTGATCAACTTCACCGGCTCCACCGACCAATTGCTGGAGGCCATCGCCACCCGCAAGGCCGATGCCGGCGTGGGCATGGCGCTGCGCTGGCTCAAACCCCTGGAACAGGGGTTCGACGTCAAGATCTCCGCCGGCATTCACGGCGGCTGCATGCGGCTTTTGGGATCGAAGGCGGCGGGGGTCAACACGCTGCTGGACCTGCGCGGCCGGACGGTGGGCGTCACCGACATGGCCAGCCCGTCCAAGAACTTCTTCTCCATCCTCCTGACCAAGCAGGGCATCGACCCGGTGAAGGAGGTGGAGTGGCGGCAATACCCCGGCGACCTCCTGGGGCTGGCGGTGGAAAAGGGCGAGATCCAGGCGCTGGCCGACGGCGACCCGCTGATCTGGCGCCACACCAAGAATCCCGAACTGGTGGAGATCACCAACAACGTCTGCGGTGAATTCGCCACCCGCACCTGCTGCCTGATCGGGGTGCGCGGCAGCCTGCTGCGCGACAACCCGGCGGCGGCCAAGGGCCTGACCACCGCGCTGATCGAGGCGCAGCACGCGGTTTATGCCGACCCGGTGGCGGCGGCGGAGGCCTATGCCCCCTATGCCCCCAAATTCCCGGTCGAGGAGCTGGCCGCCATGCTGCGCAGCCACGCCCACAACGTGACCCCGGTCGGCAACGACCTGCGCCAGCAACTGGCCCTTTATGTGGACGAGCTGAAAAGCGTGTCGGTGATCAAGCCGCACATCGACAGCGCCAAGTTCGCCGGGAAGATCACCGTCGATCTGGCTTGA
- a CDS encoding acyl-CoA dehydrogenase family protein has product MPFDQAPSPTVDDALLARLTADFAARAAEHDAEASFPFENFAALHEAGLLGLVDPPSVGGKGAGLRDALAVVAAVARGEPSTALVLTLQYIIHHQMWRGTRWPADLRDRIGRTAVTDGAVINALRVEPELGTPLRGGLPATVARKVAGGWRISGTKLYSTGVPVLAWLSVWARSDEDEPRVGAWIVPAGTDGVEIRPVWNHIGMRASGSHEVVFHDVFITDDLVGDIRPPAQWAAPDAVGSAWTAALFSAVYDSVAQAARDWLLGFLRTRTPTTLGGAALSTVPRLQEAVGGIEALLQTNRVLLRSLAASVDAGTPPPPHESLLVKYTVTNNAIAAVAKAVEITGNPGLTRDNPLERHYRDVLCARVHAPQNDMILTAAGRAALAGP; this is encoded by the coding sequence ATGCCCTTCGATCAAGCCCCCTCCCCCACCGTGGATGACGCGCTGCTGGCGCGGCTGACGGCGGATTTCGCAGCGCGGGCCGCCGAGCACGACGCCGAGGCCAGCTTTCCGTTCGAAAACTTCGCCGCCCTGCACGAAGCCGGGCTGCTGGGGCTGGTGGACCCGCCGTCGGTGGGGGGCAAGGGGGCGGGGCTGCGCGACGCCCTGGCGGTGGTGGCGGCGGTGGCGCGGGGGGAACCGTCCACCGCCCTGGTGCTGACGCTGCAATACATCATCCATCACCAGATGTGGCGCGGCACCCGCTGGCCGGCGGACCTGCGGGACCGCATCGGCCGCACCGCCGTCACCGACGGGGCGGTCATCAACGCCCTGCGGGTGGAACCGGAATTGGGCACCCCCTTGCGCGGCGGGCTGCCGGCGACGGTGGCGCGCAAGGTGGCGGGCGGCTGGCGGATTTCCGGCACCAAGCTCTATTCCACCGGCGTGCCGGTGCTGGCATGGCTGTCGGTGTGGGCGCGCTCGGACGAGGATGAGCCGCGGGTCGGCGCCTGGATCGTGCCCGCCGGCACCGACGGGGTGGAGATCCGTCCGGTGTGGAACCACATCGGCATGCGCGCCAGCGGCAGCCACGAGGTGGTGTTCCACGACGTCTTCATCACCGACGATCTGGTGGGCGACATTCGCCCGCCCGCGCAGTGGGCGGCCCCCGACGCTGTGGGCAGTGCGTGGACCGCCGCCTTGTTCAGCGCCGTCTATGATTCCGTCGCCCAGGCGGCGCGGGATTGGCTGTTGGGCTTCCTGCGCACCCGCACGCCGACCACCCTGGGCGGGGCGGCGCTGTCCACGGTGCCGCGGCTCCAGGAAGCGGTGGGCGGGATCGAGGCGCTGTTGCAGACCAACCGCGTGCTGCTGCGGTCACTGGCGGCGTCGGTGGATGCGGGCACCCCGCCGCCGCCCCACGAAAGCCTGCTGGTGAAATACACGGTGACCAACAACGCCATCGCCGCGGTGGCGAAGGCGGTGGAGATCACCGGCAACCCCGGCCTGACCCGTGACAACCCGCTGGAGCGGCATTACCGCGACGTCCTGTGCGCCCGCGTCCACGCCCCCCAGAACGACATGATCCTGACCGCCGCCGGCCGGGCGGCGCTGGCGGGGCCGTAA